GGTTTCATTATCTGGAAGCCTGTTTCAGGCCATAAAGTGACTTCTTTAGTCTACAGACTTTAGTCTTGGACTCCCTTTTGGTAGTATACCCTTGTAGAAGTTGTATATATACCTCTTCAAAGAGATCTCCTTGTAAGAAAGCATTATGAACATCCATTTGATAGATGTGCCAATGCATAGAGGCTGCTACAACAATAACTGATCTAACAATAACCATCTTGGCCACCAAAGAGAAGGTTTTCTTGTAGTTCAGATCTTCCTTTTGACTAAAGACTTTGGCTACAAGTCTAGCCTTTAACCTTTCCACCTCCTCATTAGCTTTTTATTTTACCTTGTACACCCATTTACAACCTATAGGAGTCTTGCCTGCAGGCAAGTCAACAATGTCCCATGTGTTATTTCCTTCTAAGGCTTCCACTTCTTGCTGCATGGCTGTCACTCATCTAGTATCTCTTGCAGCTTTAGAATAGTGTTGTGGCTCAACAACTGAAGAATGTGCTAAGAGACACTTTGCATAGGAAGGGGACAAATTATCATAGCTTAGATAGTTTAACATTAGATATGCATAGGAAGTTGAGACAAAGTCCTGCATCCACCTTGGTGGTCCTATAGTTCTGGGTTGTTTTCTGATTGCGATAGGCAATGTGTCAGTGGCACCTTGGGATGTGAGGGATTCTCAGTAGCTTCACCAATTGATGAAGGGAGAACATCAAGTGAAGTGTCGGCTTCTTCAAATATTTCATTTGAATTCTGCATGACACCAATATATGGGAATTCATCATATATAGAGTCTTCAACCTGAGAATGCTGAGATACATCATGGGTGGGTGGCACATCAGCTGCTTCAGCTGGTTCACGGACTGGAAAAATAGGAATATAAGACACCTTCATGTGCTTAAAAGGAAAAATCTGCTCCTTAAAGATCATATCTCTACTGACCAGGAACTGCTTGGAGTGCAAATCATATAATTTGTATCCTTTCTTAGTAGGTGAGCATCCCATAAAAACAACATGTAATGCCCTAGCTGAAACTTTATCCCGTCTCCTCACATTCACAGCATAACATAAGCATCCAAATACCCTCAAATGCTCTAGGAGACTTCCCTTTTAGAATTGTGGAAGGTAGTTTGTTTATAATCTGCACAACTGTGAGAACACAATCTCCCCAAAATCTTAGTGGAATTGCAGCTTGAAATCTTAAATCCTTAGCCACCTCCAGTATATATCTATGTCTCATTTCTACAATGCCATTCTGTTGTGGATTATATACATATGTAGTTTGATGAATGATCTCTGTAATTCTAAGAACTGTCTCATATCTGATTTAAACAATTATGATCCATTGTCAGTTCTTATTATCTTAACATGATAATTAAACTGTGTGTGGATCATACAAGTAAGACTCTTCATTAATAAATAGGTTTCATCCTTAGCATTCATTAAAAACAACCAAGTAGATCTAGAAAAATTATCTACTAATGTAAGGAAGAATCTTTTATTATCATGAGTAGGTACTCTGTAGGGTCCCCATACATTTGCATGTAAAAGATGAAAACGAGCATGTGCTCTACTCTTACTAACTGGAAATGGCAGTTTAGTTTGCCTAGCTAATGGATAAACTGGACACTCGTAACAATCAATATCTAATCTATCATTTCCAAATTGTTGCTTGACCTTGTCAATTCTCTTTAATGCCTCCATAGGTAGGTGTCCAATCCTCTAATGCCAAATTTCGAGCTTTATTGAACTCTGATTTTGTTTTTTGTGATGAAGTCTGCATAGCTATAGTATGTACAATTGGTGTAGTCAACTGTCTTTTCTGAATGCATTCTTTAAGAATGTAGATCCCATTTGATTCACTACCAATCCCCAACACCTTGCCAGTATAGAGATCCTGAAACACACATAGGCCAGGAAAGATTGCTACCAAGCATTGTAGCTCTTTAGTGAGTTTTGAAACTGACAATAGGTTGTACTTAAAATGAGGAACATGAAGTACATCACTAACTTTGTGATCCTTGAATATATTAGTTGAACCACTGTGGGCAATCTCAGCTAATTCTCCATTTGGTAAGTGAACTGAACAACCTCTACTTAATGAACTTGCATTGTGGAGTAAATCCAACCTTGGAGTCATATGATTGGTTGTTCCACTATATACAATCCAAATACCTTGATTCAAACAAGTCATTAAGGATGTAATAATACATGTTTCCAGCTCTACTGCATTAGCTGCAACTTCTGTAGGCTTACTGTTGAGCAATTACAGGATTTGTTTATATTGTTCTGGTGTGAAGGTTGGTGTAGTGGCAATGGAAGTGCATGTTGCTGGTGCAGGTTGTTCAGTCGCTAAATTAGCTGTTCCTTGAGGATTGTATCTCTTCTTGAACTTGTGATCATTTGGATATCCCACTAGCTTGTAGCATGTATCCCTAGTATGACCTTTCAATTTGAAGTAATTACAGTAGAGATTGTAGTTCTTCTTTGGCTTTTATTGATTTCTAACCCTATTTGTCAACAAGGCAGCCATTTCACCAGCATCTAGACTAGCAGAAGCACTTTCCATAGTCTTTTGGATTTCACGTTCCATTAGCATAGAATATGCCTTATTCACTGATGGCACTAGGACCATCATCAAGAGCTAACTTCAAGCCTGCTCGTATGACTCATTTAGCCCCATCAGAAAATGTAGAAGCTTTTGGTGCTCCATAAACTGAACAAATTTACGAGATTTGACACAGTTACAACCAGGAATTGGTGTCAAACTATCAAATTCGGCCCAAAGCACTCTCAATTTTGAGAAGTAAGTTGAAATTGAGTTAGTGCCCTGACTAGTAATAGCAATTTCTTTGTGGATCTGAAAAATCCTAGAACAATCCACATTATCAAAACATTCCTTCAAATCATCCCATACCGCACCAGCATTTGAGGAATACACCATTCCACTCAGTAATTCTGGTGAAACACAGTTCATCAACCAAGACAATACAATCGCATTACAACGTTCCCAGAGGTCAACAAGGTTCGTACCATAATTCTCCCTTTTGCATTTGCTGTTAATGAAACCTAGCTTGTTTCGACCTAGGATTGCAATCTTCATTGCTTGGATCCACACAGAGTAATTTTTGTGTCCTCTCAATTGTAACGAAATCAATATAGCTCCTGAATTATTATTTGAATTCAAGAAGAGCGGATGATTGTGACTTAGTTTTTTAGGTCTGGTGTTATCGACTGTCGCCATTGATGATCTTCCTTCCAAGCTTCGAGATAATGAAAAGTGGAAGACAATAGGACCACACTAATAGTCGTGTGGCTCTGATACAATGTTGAATTCAGCTATCCATGGAGCTCTGCCACGGTGATTGAGCTGAATTACTCTGTTAGCTGAAGAAGGAGGTGGCATAAATGAATCTTAGGGAATATTCTAGAAGAGGAGAGAGAAATTGTAATATTTCATTCCCGGTGTAAAATGTATCTGTACATGTGTGTATATAATGTGTGAAGACTAATCTAACTGTGGTTAGTACTAAAGCTAATTCTAGTTACTCTAACTCTAGCATAGTCTAAGTTAGTTATAACTAACAAATGGATAACTAACAAAGCTAACCACCACTATCACTACTAATCTCAACACTAatcaacaatatatatatatatatatatatatatatatatatatatatatatatatttcactcaGTGTTCGGTTCCTTATTAGTTATTAGGGCTCGACGAAATTCTGATCCGCACAGGAAAGTCCCACATTGAGGGTTAAAGTATTTTCTAAAAAAGAGGACTTCATATCAAGGCTCGAACCCGAGACTTGTAGTTAATATGAACGAGTACTTACCTCTACCACAATCCGTGTTGGTGATTTTGCTATATCAATATACCTTTTTGCAAGAAACTCTTCCTTTCTTAATCAACTTTCTAGTGTGCAtagttttatatatttattaCAGAAAATTACAACAAATTTCGTTGAATATGGCAGTTGACATATTTTTTAAAGTCTCTTTCCATTATTGATAATTATAGAGAAAACTTGCATGTCTTCATATTATCGATGCTACTCTGTTAAGTATATCCGATTCGATTATGTTACAAATTTAATTTTATGTTTTGCATTAATGAGGACCAATTATGAGTACTTGTCCTCCGAAAATCGATTTTAAGGTATGTAATTGTCACAAACGATCGATATATTTTAGTTATCTATTCGAAAAAAGAAAATCTAatggatatatatatacttttagcAACTTATTCAATTTTATcgctcaaattatgaattattaAT
This sequence is a window from Nicotiana tomentosiformis chromosome 5, ASM39032v3, whole genome shotgun sequence. Protein-coding genes within it:
- the LOC138892006 gene encoding uncharacterized protein; amino-acid sequence: MATVDNTRPKKLSHNHPLFLNSNNNSGAILISLQLRGHKNYSVWIQAMKIAILGRNKLGFINSKCKRENYGTNLVDLWERCNAIVLSWLMNCVSPELLSGMVYSSNAGAVWDDLKECFDNVDCSRIFQIHKEIAITSQGTNSISTYFSKLRVLWAEFDSLTPIPGCNCVKSRKFVQFMEHQKLLHFLMGLNESYEQA